A genomic region of Paramormyrops kingsleyae isolate MSU_618 chromosome 19, PKINGS_0.4, whole genome shotgun sequence contains the following coding sequences:
- the LOC140580970 gene encoding uncharacterized protein, with the protein MLRQPVSTFTPRFHSYRRHIHSASLLSLGTSVMPHYLPLSLTSPSMWTARQGTTKPWNTKQAYSAAPLPPLGHSDHNLLILQPIYTPMVKRKPPTRKVIRLWSEECSEALRDCFECTDWQELCRPHGEDIDALTHCVTDYINFCVENTVPTKKVRCFSNNKPWVTSELKALLNEKKRAFRSGDQEKLRRVQNDLKYKIRGGKKHFRKKMENQLQQNNVREVWRNMKKISGHFKDIGGATVSADQGGANDLNLFFNRFDSGPSTTSPTPQLPSTPLVMLPPLHPGAIPLLPELSSHHHLVSPPSTYLPTRQPAPSPNPAQPDICLTVDQVRSQLKRTKARKAAGLDGICGRLLRECADQLCQVVQHIFNLSLSLKRIPELWKNSCVIPVPKIAPF; encoded by the coding sequence ATGCTACGACAGCCTGTGAGCACATTCACTCCACGGTTTCACAGCTACAGACGGCACATCCACAGTGCCTCATTATTATCTCTGGGGACTTCAGTCATGCCTCACTACCTGCCACTCTCCCTAACTTCTCCCAGTATGTGGACTGCCAGACAAGGGACAACAAAACCCTGGAACACAAAGCAGGCTTACAGTGCAGCTCCGCTCCCCCCGCTTGGCCACTCAGATCACAACCTGCTCATCCTTCAACCTATTTACACCCCTATGGTGAAAAGGAAACCCCCCACTAGGAAGGTAATAAGGCTGTGGTCTGAGGAATGCAGTGAGGCCCTGAGAGACTGTTTTGAATGCACGGACTGGCAGGAACTCTGCAGGCCCCACGGTGAGGACATCGACGCCCTCACCCACTGCGTCACGGACTACATAAATTTCTGTGTTGAGAATACTGTTCCTACCAAGAAGGTACGGTGTTTCTCTAACAATAAACCGTGGGTGACCTCAGAACTGAAGGCTCTGCTGAATGAGAAGAAGAGAGCTTTCAGATCTGGAGACCAAGAAAAGCTGAGGAGAGTTCAAAATGATCTCAAATATAAGATCCGAGGTGGCAAGAAGCACTTCAGGAAGAAGATGGAAAACCAACTCCAACAGAATAACGTCAGAGAAGTCtggaggaacatgaaaaaaatcTCTGGACACTTCAAAGACATTGGAGGAGCCACAGTGTCTGCTGACCAGGGGGGGGCCAACGACTTGAATCTTTTTTTCAACAGATTCGACTCGGGGCCATCAaccacctcccccaccccccagcttccATCAACTCCCCTCGttatgctgccccccctccatccTGGTGCAATCCCATTGTTACCTGAGCTCTCCTCACACCATCACCTAGTTTCACCCCCATCTACATATCTACCCACAAGACAGCCAGCCCCATCCCCCAACCCAGCCCAGCCTGATATCTGCCTCACAGTCGATCAGGTGAGAAGCCAGCTCAAGAGGACGAAGGCAAGGAAGGCAGCTGGTCTGGATGGAATCTGCGGCAGACTGCTCAGGGAATGTGCAGATCAGCTCTGTCAGGTGGTCCAGCATATCTTCAACCTGAGCCTGAGTCTGAAGAGGATTCCTGAACTGTGGAAGAATTCCTGTGTCATCCCGGTGCCGAAAATTGCACCATTTTAG
- the LOC140581094 gene encoding histone H3 — protein MARTKQTARKSTGGKAPRKQLATKAARKSAPATGGVKKPHRYRPGTVALREIRRYQKSTELLIRKLPFQRLVREIAQDFKTDLRFQSSAVMALQEASEAYLVGLFEDTNLCAIHAKRVTIMPKDIQLARRIRGERA, from the coding sequence ATGGCAAGAACTAAGCAGACCGCGCGTAAGTCCACCGGCGGCAAAGCGCCCAGGAAGCAGCTGGCTACCAAAGCGGCACGTAAAAGTGCTCCGGCCACAGGCGGCGTCAAGAAGCCTCATCGCTACAGGCCCGGAACCGTGGCTCTGCGAGAGATCCGGCGTTACCAGAAGTCCACCGAGCTGCTGATCCGCAAGCTGCCCTTCCAGCGTCTGGTGAGGGAAATCGCTCAGGATTTCAAGACCGACCTGCGCTTCCAGAGTTCGGCTGTTATGGCGCTGCAGGAGGCAAGCGAGGCCTATCTGGTTGGTCTGTTTGAGGACACCAACCTGTGCGCCATTCATGCCAAGCGAGTCACCATCATGCCTAAAGATATTCAGCTGGCTCGTCGTATCCGTGGCGAACGTGCATAA
- the LOC111844399 gene encoding histone H4-like, whose protein sequence is MGEEILDVWDTNIVCRFGCHFLSKKKKSENGRGKGLGKGGAKRHRKVLHNNIQGITKPAIRRLARRGGVKRISGLIYEETRGVLKVFLENVIRDAVTYTKHAKRKTVTAMDVVYALKRQGRTLYGFGG, encoded by the exons ATGGGTGAAGAAATCTTGGATGTGTGGGACACG aatattgtttGCAGGTTTGGTTGCCAttttttatcaaaaaaaaaaaaaagcgaaaaTGGCCGAGGCAAGGGGCTCGGAAAGGGTGGCGCTAAGCGTCATCGTAAAGTCCTTCACAACAACATCCAGGGTATTACCAAGCCGGCTATTCGTCGTCTTGCCCGCCGAGGTGGCGTCAAACGTATCTCCGGTCTGATCTATGAAGAAACCCGTGGTGTGCTGAAGGTGTTCCTGGAGAACGTCATTCGCGACGCCGTTACCTACACCAAGCACGCCAAGAGGAAGACCGTCACCGCCATGGATGTTGTGTACGCTCTCAAGCGCCAGGGCCGCACTCTGTACGGCTTCGGCGGCTAA